A single genomic interval of Pyrus communis chromosome 7, drPyrComm1.1, whole genome shotgun sequence harbors:
- the LOC137740689 gene encoding NADH dehydrogenase [ubiquinone] 1 beta subcomplex subunit 8, mitochondrial-like, translating into MAGRLSSVASRIMGGIGIVLRSAASSLRLRAGMGLPVGKHIVPDRPLPVNDELVWDNGTPFPEPCIDRITDTVGNYEALAWLCGGLSCFAGLGMLAVWTDKASKISFALKVYPYDNLRVSAENPRYIQRLVSDCSLCG; encoded by the coding sequence ATGGCAGGGAGATTGAGCAGCGTAGCTTCCAGAATCATGGGCGGAATCGGCATCGTCTTACGTTCCGCAGCTTCCTCTCTTCGTCTCCGCGCCGGCATGGGCCTTCCTGTCGGCAAGCATATCGTCCCCGACAGACCCCTTCCCGTAAATGACGAGCTCGTCTGGGACAACGGCACGCCATTTCCCGAACCCTGCATTGATCGAATCACGGACACCGTCGGAAACTACGAAGCTTTGGCTTGGCTCTGTGGGGGTTTGAGCTGCTTTGCTGGTCTGGGTATGTTGGCCGTGTGGACCGACAAGGCGTCCAAGATCTCATTTGCCCTAAAAGTGTACCCCTACGACAACCTGCGAGTGTCGGCGGAAAACCCTAGGTATATCCAGCGGTTGGTTTCTGATTGTTCATTGTGTGGTTAA